The following proteins are encoded in a genomic region of Vibrio tasmaniensis:
- a CDS encoding capsule biosynthesis GfcC family protein: MMNYMNHVSKMTGRRLLGGGALLMLSALFSLCNVSYASPIKTTVELPLQGVTLEYKADVRMLQVLDDANSSFNANSGIGYFPLSAQLFDKANTEAIEAKKRNVLNQLEAFAIEEPEANLVRQQLTSFQYLNRVFIELDRNAVISQSDKNPLLVSSSNLEQSLNLKKTSATQARTQRFSLYLPQRPTSIQLMGAMKESVTMNLIEHGTLNDYLDAFPNGFIGESADKSVVYVVQPDGVVQTIQFAYWNEQPVYLAPGAIVFMAFYSLPSEYSTLNQDIVDLLRHKVGL; encoded by the coding sequence ATGATGAATTATATGAATCATGTATCAAAAATGACTGGACGTCGGTTGCTAGGGGGAGGAGCTCTGTTGATGTTGAGTGCGCTGTTCTCTTTGTGCAATGTTAGCTACGCTTCTCCGATTAAGACAACGGTTGAACTTCCCCTTCAAGGTGTCACGCTTGAGTATAAAGCTGACGTTCGAATGCTGCAGGTGTTAGACGATGCGAATTCTAGCTTTAACGCGAACAGTGGTATTGGTTACTTCCCCCTTTCGGCTCAACTGTTTGATAAAGCTAATACTGAAGCTATCGAAGCCAAAAAGCGCAATGTACTGAATCAGCTTGAAGCCTTCGCGATAGAAGAGCCAGAAGCAAACTTAGTGCGCCAACAATTAACTTCTTTCCAATATCTCAATCGAGTTTTTATTGAGTTAGACCGTAATGCCGTTATCTCTCAATCAGATAAGAATCCACTGCTTGTTTCCAGCTCTAATCTAGAACAAAGCCTGAATCTAAAAAAAACATCGGCAACTCAAGCTCGAACTCAACGCTTCTCTCTGTACTTACCACAACGACCAACGTCAATTCAGTTGATGGGGGCAATGAAAGAGTCGGTAACAATGAATCTGATTGAGCATGGAACGTTGAATGATTATCTCGATGCATTTCCGAACGGCTTTATTGGTGAATCCGCAGATAAAAGCGTGGTGTATGTTGTTCAGCCAGATGGCGTGGTGCAAACCATTCAATTTGCGTACTGGAATGAACAGCCGGTTTATTTAGCGCCAGGTGCTATCGTATTTATGGCGTTCTACTCTCTGCCATCGGAATACTCAACGTTGAACCAAGATATTGTCGATTTGCTACGTCATAAGGTTGGCCTGTAA